A genomic region of Candidatus Eisenbacteria bacterium contains the following coding sequences:
- a CDS encoding acetyl-CoA carboxylase biotin carboxylase subunit codes for MFKKVLIANRGEIAVRVSRALKELGVGSVAVYSEADRRSLHVLHADEAYLLGPPPARESYLNVDKLLEIAKRCGAEAVHPGYGFLAENADFSKAVQKAGMAFIGPSWEAMNALGNKLAARRLASKAGVPMVPGLEKPLRNLEEALHEAKQIGYPVLLKASAGGGGKGMRVVRAEEEMASALELTRGEAKAAFSSDEVYLEKYLERPRHVEIQFLADHHGSAVYLGERDCSVQRRHQKLIEETPAPNLRDEVRRAMGDCAVRLALQAGYTNAGTAEFMVDKDQNFYFLEVNARLQVEHPVTEMVTGLDLVKLQLFVASGGKLPFAQADIQPRGHAIECRITAEDPEKNFMPSIGKISRFRLPSGPGLRNDAGVYPGSEITLYYDSLVGKLIAWGRDRNEARRRMLRALHEYVIEGVKTSIPFHRWALNHPEFVEGRCDVGMVAQFYHPQAVQPTEEEEALAVRAAALHAMLHPSTGGARVEAVAATGDGVGGAWKRAGRPGAGGRI; via the coding sequence GTGTTCAAGAAGGTGCTCATCGCCAACCGTGGCGAGATCGCCGTGCGCGTGAGCCGCGCACTCAAGGAACTCGGGGTGGGCAGTGTGGCCGTCTACTCGGAAGCCGACCGCCGCTCGCTCCATGTGCTGCATGCCGACGAAGCCTACCTGCTAGGTCCCCCGCCAGCCCGCGAAAGCTACCTCAACGTGGACAAGCTGCTGGAGATCGCGAAGCGCTGCGGCGCCGAAGCGGTGCACCCGGGCTATGGCTTTCTGGCGGAGAATGCCGACTTTTCGAAGGCGGTCCAGAAGGCCGGCATGGCCTTCATCGGCCCGTCCTGGGAGGCGATGAACGCGCTGGGCAACAAGCTGGCCGCGCGCCGCCTGGCCAGCAAGGCCGGGGTGCCCATGGTGCCCGGGCTGGAAAAGCCGCTGCGCAACTTGGAGGAGGCCCTCCACGAGGCGAAGCAGATCGGCTACCCGGTGCTGCTCAAGGCCTCCGCGGGCGGGGGCGGCAAGGGAATGCGCGTGGTGCGCGCCGAGGAGGAGATGGCCTCCGCGCTGGAGCTGACGCGCGGGGAAGCCAAGGCCGCCTTCTCCAGCGACGAGGTGTACCTCGAGAAGTACCTCGAGCGCCCGCGCCACGTGGAGATCCAGTTCCTGGCCGACCATCACGGCAGCGCCGTGTACCTGGGCGAGCGCGACTGCTCCGTGCAGCGCCGCCACCAGAAACTGATCGAGGAAACCCCCGCCCCCAACCTGCGCGACGAGGTGCGCCGGGCCATGGGCGATTGCGCCGTGCGCCTGGCGCTGCAGGCCGGCTACACCAACGCCGGCACCGCCGAGTTCATGGTGGACAAGGACCAGAACTTCTACTTCCTGGAGGTCAACGCGCGGCTGCAGGTGGAGCACCCCGTGACCGAGATGGTCACCGGGCTCGACCTGGTGAAGCTGCAGCTGTTCGTGGCCAGCGGGGGCAAGCTGCCGTTCGCGCAGGCGGACATCCAGCCGCGCGGCCACGCCATCGAGTGCCGCATCACCGCGGAGGACCCCGAGAAGAACTTCATGCCCTCCATCGGGAAGATCTCGAGATTCCGGCTGCCCAGCGGCCCGGGCCTGCGCAACGACGCGGGGGTGTACCCGGGCTCCGAGATCACGCTGTACTACGACTCCCTGGTGGGCAAGCTGATCGCGTGGGGCCGCGACCGCAACGAGGCGCGCCGCCGGATGCTGCGCGCGCTGCACGAGTACGTGATCGAGGGCGTGAAGACCTCGATCCCCTTCCACCGCTGGGCGCTGAACCACCCCGAGTTCGTGGAAGGCCGCTGCGACGTGGGCATGGTGGCCCAGTTCTACCATCCGCAGGCGGTGCAACCCACCGAGGAGGAGGAGGCGCTGGCGGTCCGCGCGGCGGCGCTGCACGCGATGCTGCACCCTTCCACGGGCGGGGCGCGCGTGGAGGCGGTGGCCGCGACGGGCGACGGGGTCGGCGGGGCCTGGAAGCGGGCCGGCCGGCCGGGGGCGGGAGGCCGGATATGA
- a CDS encoding putative DNA binding domain-containing protein: MIPEISERSFEEAIECALLQHGPDACSGETTAVRETPPPFGDRPPGGYRKRKPEHYDRTLCLLPRDVLDFVLATQPKEWKKLEQHHGAAAREQFLKRLAAEIERRGALDVLRNGLKDSGCKFRLAYFRPASALNEETRRLHAANLFAVVRQVHYSTKNENSLDLVLFLNGIPIFTAELKNPLNSQDVEDAIRQYKTDRDPREPLLAYGRCLAHFAVDPDLVYVTTRLAGPRTRFLPFNQGKFGGAGNPPVPPTRSGYATAYLWEETWSRDSVLDLVRQFIHEVEEEDEKGRKTGRHFLIFPRYQQLDCVRKLVTDARALGAGRRYLIQHSAGSGKSFTIAWLAHQLATLHDAGDRRVFDSIVVITDRRVLDRQLQTTMRQFEQTLGVVENIDTTSRQLKDALESGKTIIVTTLQKFPVIAKEIGELPGKRFALIVDEAHSSQSGESTKSLKAVLSSGSLEEAEMEEAEAATPEEELESAILAEMEKRGRLPNLSTFAFTATPKPKTLELFGTKRPDGKFAPFHLYSMRQAIEEGFILDVLANYSTYKAYWRLLKKVEDDPRYDKKKAEYLLKSFVELHPHAIGEKVRICVEHFATQVQGEIGGRAKAMIVTRSRLHAVRYRLAADKYLAERGYPFKALVAFSGTVQDGGRSYTESGMNGFPEAQTAKTFEQPEHRFLIVANKFQTGFDQPLLHTMYVDKKLGGVNAVQTLSRLNRTLPPEKKGTMVLDFANESDEIKTAFEPYYETTLLSEATDPNLLYEIQTRLGAFPVYTEADVKAFAKVYFDPKATQDRLYSVLAPVVERFGALSEEERHDLRGQLTDYVRLYAFLAQVLTFADADLEKLYVFARHLRRLLPADRAELPREVQQNIDMESYRIQQTGSGKIALERRPGVLEPVSTKQGHGTTPEELETLSRIIAELNERFGLNLGPEHRVTLGQMMAKLDDDAALDAAARANTRENVRLTFDQKVEHVIQEIVDSNFDLYKRITDDRAFGETVKNFLFDQYLRAHRNAEELIKRGGSKTLDFKSTLRWNLQEDRQDDTAVTHAVLKTIAAFLNTEGGDLLIGVADDGSIVGIEKDRLESDDKFMRHLALAVRNGLGDRAGTCIDTKTQMVQGKTVCVATCQRSPEPVFLKWSGMESSKDGDFFVRSGPGTVKLVAGSADEYIRTRFAGAGKFTDGPSKGAV; this comes from the coding sequence ATGATCCCCGAGATCTCCGAACGCTCCTTCGAGGAGGCGATTGAGTGCGCCCTGCTCCAGCACGGCCCGGACGCATGCTCGGGGGAAACTACCGCCGTGCGCGAGACGCCGCCGCCATTTGGTGACAGACCGCCGGGCGGCTACCGCAAGCGCAAGCCGGAGCACTACGACCGCACGCTCTGCCTCCTGCCACGCGACGTGCTGGACTTCGTCCTAGCCACGCAACCCAAGGAGTGGAAGAAGCTCGAGCAGCACCACGGCGCGGCCGCCCGGGAGCAGTTCTTGAAGCGCCTCGCCGCCGAGATCGAGCGCCGCGGGGCGCTCGACGTCCTGCGCAACGGCCTCAAGGATTCGGGCTGCAAGTTCCGCCTCGCCTACTTCCGTCCCGCGAGCGCGCTCAACGAGGAGACCCGGCGGCTGCACGCTGCGAACCTCTTCGCCGTGGTGCGCCAGGTCCACTACAGTACGAAGAACGAGAACAGCCTCGATCTGGTGCTGTTCCTGAACGGCATCCCGATCTTCACCGCCGAGCTCAAGAACCCCCTCAACAGCCAGGACGTCGAGGACGCGATCCGCCAGTACAAGACCGATCGCGATCCGCGCGAGCCGCTGCTCGCCTACGGCCGCTGTCTCGCGCACTTCGCGGTGGATCCCGACCTGGTCTACGTCACGACCCGGCTCGCCGGACCGAGGACGCGCTTCCTGCCCTTCAACCAGGGCAAGTTCGGCGGCGCTGGCAACCCGCCCGTGCCTCCCACCCGGAGCGGCTATGCGACCGCCTATCTCTGGGAGGAGACCTGGTCGCGCGACAGCGTGCTCGACCTCGTGCGCCAGTTCATCCACGAGGTCGAGGAAGAGGACGAGAAGGGGCGCAAGACCGGCCGGCACTTCCTGATCTTCCCGCGCTACCAGCAGCTTGACTGCGTACGCAAGCTCGTGACCGATGCACGCGCTCTGGGTGCCGGGCGACGTTACCTGATCCAGCACTCGGCCGGCAGCGGCAAGAGTTTCACCATTGCCTGGCTCGCCCATCAGCTCGCGACGCTGCACGACGCGGGCGACCGACGCGTCTTCGACTCGATCGTGGTCATCACCGACCGGCGCGTGCTCGACCGCCAGCTCCAGACTACGATGCGCCAGTTCGAGCAGACGCTCGGCGTGGTCGAAAACATCGACACGACCTCGCGCCAGCTCAAGGACGCGCTTGAGTCGGGGAAGACGATCATCGTCACCACGCTCCAGAAGTTCCCCGTGATCGCGAAGGAGATTGGCGAGCTGCCGGGCAAGCGCTTCGCCCTGATCGTCGACGAGGCGCACTCCTCGCAGTCGGGCGAGAGCACGAAGAGCCTCAAGGCCGTGCTCAGCTCGGGCTCGCTCGAAGAGGCGGAGATGGAAGAGGCGGAGGCGGCGACGCCCGAGGAGGAGCTGGAGAGCGCGATCCTGGCCGAGATGGAGAAGCGCGGGCGGCTTCCCAACCTCTCGACCTTCGCCTTCACGGCCACGCCGAAACCGAAGACGCTTGAACTATTCGGCACGAAGCGCCCCGACGGAAAGTTCGCGCCCTTCCACCTCTACAGCATGCGCCAGGCGATCGAGGAGGGATTCATCCTCGACGTGCTGGCGAACTATTCGACCTACAAGGCGTACTGGCGGCTGCTGAAGAAGGTCGAGGACGACCCGCGCTACGACAAGAAGAAGGCCGAGTACCTGCTCAAGTCGTTCGTCGAGCTGCACCCGCACGCGATCGGCGAGAAAGTCAGGATCTGCGTCGAGCACTTCGCCACCCAGGTGCAGGGCGAGATCGGTGGCAGGGCGAAGGCGATGATCGTCACCCGCTCTCGACTGCATGCAGTGCGTTACAGACTGGCGGCGGACAAGTACCTGGCCGAGCGCGGGTACCCGTTCAAGGCCCTGGTAGCGTTCTCGGGCACCGTGCAGGACGGCGGGCGGTCATACACTGAATCAGGCATGAATGGCTTTCCGGAGGCGCAGACGGCGAAGACATTCGAGCAACCCGAGCACCGGTTCCTGATCGTGGCCAACAAGTTCCAGACCGGGTTCGACCAACCGCTGCTGCATACGATGTATGTGGATAAGAAGCTCGGTGGCGTGAACGCCGTACAGACACTCTCGCGCCTCAACCGCACGCTGCCTCCCGAGAAGAAGGGCACGATGGTCCTCGACTTCGCCAACGAGTCGGACGAGATCAAGACCGCGTTCGAGCCCTACTACGAGACCACGCTGCTCTCGGAGGCGACCGACCCGAACCTCCTATACGAGATTCAGACGCGACTCGGTGCCTTCCCGGTCTACACCGAGGCCGATGTGAAGGCCTTCGCCAAGGTCTACTTCGACCCCAAGGCGACACAGGACCGGCTCTATTCGGTGCTCGCGCCCGTAGTCGAGCGCTTTGGGGCGCTCTCCGAGGAGGAGCGACATGACCTCCGCGGTCAGCTCACCGACTACGTGCGGCTCTACGCGTTTCTGGCCCAGGTCCTGACCTTTGCCGACGCCGACCTGGAGAAGCTCTACGTCTTCGCGCGGCACCTGCGGCGCCTCCTGCCCGCCGATCGCGCTGAGCTGCCCCGTGAGGTGCAGCAGAACATCGACATGGAGTCGTACCGGATCCAGCAGACCGGCAGCGGCAAGATCGCGCTTGAGCGCAGGCCCGGCGTGCTCGAACCCGTGAGCACCAAGCAGGGCCACGGCACCACGCCGGAGGAGCTGGAGACGCTCTCCCGCATTATCGCCGAGTTGAACGAGCGCTTCGGTCTGAACCTCGGCCCCGAGCATCGCGTCACTCTCGGGCAGATGATGGCAAAGCTCGACGACGACGCGGCGCTCGACGCCGCCGCGCGCGCCAACACCCGCGAAAACGTGCGGCTGACTTTCGATCAGAAGGTCGAGCACGTGATCCAGGAGATCGTCGACTCGAACTTCGATCTCTACAAGCGCATCACCGACGACCGCGCCTTCGGCGAGACCGTCAAGAACTTCCTCTTCGACCAGTACCTGCGCGCCCACCGTAACGCCGAGGAGCTGATCAAGCGCGGTGGGTCGAAGACGCTCGACTTCAAATCCACGCTCCGCTGGAACCTCCAGGAAGACCGGCAGGACGACACGGCTGTGACCCACGCCGTGCTGAAGACCATCGCCGCGTTCCTGAACACCGAAGGTGGCGACCTCTTGATCGGCGTCGCCGATGACGGATCCATCGTTGGGATCGAGAAGGACCGGCTCGAGAGCGACGACAAGTTCATGCGGCACCTCGCGCTGGCAGTCCGCAACGGCCTCGGCGATCGGGCCGGGACCTGCATCGATACGAAGACCCAGATGGTGCAGGGCAAGACCGTGTGCGTGGCCACCTGCCAGCGGAGCCCCGAGCCGGTATTCCTGAAGTGGAGTGGAATGGAATCGAGCAAGGACGGCGACTTCTTTGTGAGGAGCGGGCCGGGCACGGTGAAGCTCGTGGCAGGCAGCGCCGATGAGTACATCCGGACGCGTTTCGCCGGGGCCGGGAAGTTCACCGATGGACCATCGAAGGGGGCAGTCTAA
- a CDS encoding restriction endonuclease subunit S, whose translation MKESVQPLPPARPRFKPYPAYKDSGVEWLGEIPAHWEVKRLKHLATLNPESLMEDTDPGREMVYVDIGGVNSLGRIVEQEQLAFSSAPSRARRLVRDGDVVVSTVRTYLRAIAPIRNPEPGMVVSTGFAVVRPVDDLTTDYAAYALRAPYFVERVVANSKGVSFPAINESEMATYELASPPIPEQRAIAAFLDRETARIDALVAKKERLIALLQEQRTALITRAVTNGLDPCVPTKDSGVEWLGEIPAHWEVKPLKREVRFLEGPGIMASDFTNDGIPLLRIAGIGGRRASLSGCNYLSPDLVHRRWDHFCVRIGDLLISGSASTGFCSEVDVETQGAVPYTGIIIMRPRAGTMVRTFLRWFLLSGAFLTQTELARCGSAIQHFGPSHLSRMHMMVPPHSEQVAIAVVLDRETARIDALVAKVRDAIDRLQELRAALISAAVTGRIDVRKEVA comes from the coding sequence ATGAAGGAATCCGTGCAGCCGCTGCCGCCCGCGCGCCCGCGCTTCAAGCCGTACCCGGCCTACAAGGACTCCGGCGTCGAGTGGCTGGGGGAGATTCCGGCGCATTGGGAGGTGAAGCGGCTGAAGCATCTGGCCACGCTGAACCCGGAGTCGCTCATGGAGGACACCGATCCCGGGCGCGAGATGGTCTACGTGGACATCGGAGGCGTTAACAGCCTCGGGCGAATCGTCGAACAGGAACAACTCGCGTTCTCCTCGGCTCCATCCCGTGCCCGAAGACTCGTGCGCGACGGCGACGTGGTCGTGTCGACCGTGCGCACGTACCTCCGCGCAATCGCCCCGATCCGCAATCCAGAACCTGGCATGGTTGTCTCGACAGGCTTCGCTGTCGTCCGGCCCGTGGACGATCTGACGACCGACTACGCCGCGTATGCCCTGCGAGCTCCGTACTTCGTCGAGCGCGTCGTGGCGAACTCCAAGGGCGTGAGCTTTCCCGCTATCAACGAAAGCGAGATGGCGACGTACGAGCTGGCGAGCCCCCCCATCCCCGAGCAACGCGCCATCGCCGCCTTCCTCGACCGGGAGACGGCGCGGATCGATGCGCTGGTAGCGAAGAAGGAGCGGCTAATCGCGCTGCTACAGGAGCAGCGCACCGCCCTCATCACGCGCGCCGTCACCAATGGCCTCGACCCGTGTGTCCCGACGAAGGACTCCGGTGTCGAGTGGCTGGGAGAGATTCCCGCGCATTGGGAGGTGAAGCCGCTTAAGAGAGAAGTACGTTTCCTGGAAGGCCCGGGGATCATGGCGTCTGATTTCACGAACGATGGTATTCCGTTGCTTCGGATTGCTGGCATCGGCGGACGAAGGGCAAGTCTCAGTGGCTGCAACTACCTTTCACCCGACTTGGTCCATCGGAGGTGGGATCACTTCTGCGTTCGGATCGGCGATCTTCTGATTAGCGGAAGCGCCTCGACTGGCTTCTGCTCTGAGGTGGACGTGGAAACTCAAGGTGCCGTTCCCTACACAGGCATCATCATCATGCGACCACGCGCCGGCACGATGGTGAGGACTTTTCTTCGGTGGTTCCTTCTTTCTGGAGCTTTTCTCACACAGACAGAGCTTGCTCGCTGCGGGAGTGCGATTCAGCACTTCGGTCCCTCACACCTGTCGCGAATGCACATGATGGTGCCGCCCCATTCGGAGCAAGTCGCCATTGCAGTTGTCCTTGATCGGGAGACGGCGCGAATCGACGCCCTGGTCGCAAAAGTCCGCGATGCCATCGACCGCCTCCAGGAACTCCGCGCCGCGCTCATCTCAGCCGCCGTGACGGGCAGGATCGACGTGCGGAAGGAGGTCGCATGA
- a CDS encoding nucleotidyl transferase AbiEii/AbiGii toxin family protein codes for MSPDVAASVRARLLDQAKARGEEFERTLARFAGERLLFRLGACAARDRCILKGASLLAVWMPDPYRATRDVDVLASCTMDDPAILSLIAEICAVACPEDGLRFDLSELVVEAIRAEEEYSGKRARFRAFLGQARIAVQLDLGVGDAIAIAPEEITYPTMLSSLPAPRLRAYPREQTVAEKFEAMVKLDTRNSRMKDFHDVWALAGAFEFDGAALQHAVAACFERRRTPWTEEAPRALTTAFYHLPELTTRWRNYLAAGAVLIPPPVRFGAIGERITSFLGPLRDSIVATEPFAQTWLPSGPWNPSEERSR; via the coding sequence ATGAGCCCCGATGTCGCGGCCTCGGTCCGGGCGCGCCTGCTCGACCAAGCCAAGGCACGCGGTGAGGAGTTCGAGCGCACGCTCGCGCGCTTCGCCGGCGAGCGGCTGCTCTTCCGCCTCGGCGCCTGCGCGGCGCGAGATCGCTGCATCCTGAAGGGCGCCAGCCTGCTTGCGGTCTGGATGCCGGATCCCTACCGGGCGACCCGCGATGTCGACGTGCTGGCTTCATGCACCATGGACGACCCCGCGATCCTGTCGTTGATCGCGGAGATCTGCGCGGTGGCGTGTCCCGAGGACGGGCTCCGCTTCGATCTCTCCGAACTGGTCGTGGAGGCGATCCGGGCCGAGGAGGAGTACTCCGGCAAGCGCGCACGCTTTCGTGCGTTCTTGGGTCAGGCCCGCATCGCGGTCCAGCTCGACCTCGGCGTGGGCGACGCGATCGCCATCGCGCCGGAGGAGATCACCTATCCGACGATGCTTTCGTCGCTGCCGGCGCCTCGCCTGCGCGCCTATCCGCGCGAGCAGACGGTGGCGGAGAAGTTCGAGGCCATGGTCAAGCTCGACACGCGGAACAGCCGGATGAAGGACTTCCACGACGTCTGGGCCCTGGCCGGTGCCTTCGAGTTCGATGGGGCTGCGCTGCAGCACGCCGTCGCCGCCTGCTTCGAGCGGCGACGCACGCCGTGGACGGAGGAGGCGCCGCGGGCTCTCACCACCGCCTTCTATCACCTGCCGGAACTCACGACTCGCTGGCGCAACTACCTCGCAGCGGGCGCCGTGCTGATTCCACCTCCGGTGCGGTTCGGCGCCATCGGCGAGCGGATCACGAGCTTCCTCGGTCCGCTTCGGGACAGCATCGTCGCGACCGAGCCGTTCGCGCAGACCTGGCTGCCGAGCGGCCCGTGGAATCCGAGCGAGGAACGCTCGCGATGA
- a CDS encoding type IV toxin-antitoxin system AbiEi family antitoxin domain-containing protein: MTHIVVMSPRRADKTGQGAARDPVERLRSSGVVGFFRAAQLEHAGLTRDHLPALLRSKLVERVGRGLYRLTGAEPTEDYSIAMACARVPNSIVCLLSALRIHGIGTQAPAEVWLAIPHKARKPLLRELKLRTVRFSGPAWNFGVQETAFEGVPARITSPARTVADCFRFERLVGPEAAMEALQDGLRQRKVTVAELTRVVEVLPSRRLSAALDVRLI; this comes from the coding sequence ATGACGCATATTGTCGTCATGTCACCTCGACGTGCCGACAAAACGGGTCAAGGAGCGGCTCGGGACCCGGTCGAACGACTCCGCAGTTCGGGGGTCGTCGGCTTTTTCCGTGCTGCCCAGCTCGAACACGCTGGCCTGACGCGGGACCACCTCCCAGCCCTGCTGCGCTCGAAGCTTGTCGAGCGGGTCGGACGTGGGCTCTACCGCCTGACGGGCGCCGAGCCGACCGAGGACTACTCCATCGCCATGGCCTGCGCGCGCGTGCCGAACAGCATCGTCTGCCTGCTCTCGGCACTGCGGATCCACGGCATCGGGACCCAGGCGCCGGCGGAAGTCTGGCTTGCCATCCCGCACAAGGCGCGCAAGCCCCTACTGCGCGAGCTGAAGCTGCGCACCGTGCGTTTCAGCGGCCCGGCCTGGAACTTCGGCGTGCAGGAGACGGCGTTCGAGGGAGTGCCGGCCCGAATCACCTCGCCCGCGCGCACCGTGGCCGACTGCTTCCGCTTCGAGCGGCTCGTCGGCCCGGAAGCGGCGATGGAGGCGCTCCAGGACGGCCTGCGCCAGCGCAAGGTGACCGTCGCCGAGCTGACGCGCGTCGTCGAGGTCCTTCCGTCGCGCCGCCTGAGCGCCGCCCTCGACGTGAGGTTGATATGA
- a CDS encoding SAM-dependent DNA methyltransferase: MNHSEIVSFLWGVADLIRDTFKRGKYQDVILPLTVLRRLDCVLAPTKGKVLGKQAELRGKKLENLDPQLRKIAGFAFYNTSRYDFEKLLADAPHLAANLRNYIAGFSPNMREVLEKFDFDNTISKLDEAGLLFQVLERFKNVDLHPDRIDNPTMGTIFEELIRKFNEALNENPGEHFTPRDVVHLMVDLMLAGDEKEIQAKKAIRTVYDPCCGSGGMLMITKEHITVGLRKNGEILRPAMNPGAEIHLFGQEVNPETWAVSKSDLFMKDPTGRDADNIAYGSTLSNDRHSGQTFDYLIANPPYGKDWKRDEDAVRAEHERGASGRFGPGLPRISDGQLLFLLHMLAHARDPKDGGSRIAIIMNGSPLFTGDAGSGESEIRRFILENDLLEALIALPEQLFYNTGIATYVWVVTNRKAPARKGKVQLIDAISFWVPMRKSLGDKRREIPLERSQDILKVLSAFKDGETRKVAKDGKEEDVVVSRIFPTTHFGFRKITVERPLRLSFQASVERIARLEEEKGFQALAQSKKKGAAGAKEQVDGRALQGAIRKLVRGLPGTLVKDRDEFERLLDAAAKKTGVKLPAPARKAILSALSERDESAAICRDKDSNPEPDPELRDTESVPLAERVEAFLEREVKPHVPDAWIDTSKRDARDGQGGLVGYEINFNRYFYRYTPPRPIEEIEGEIRGIEQEILRMLAEVTGAAAPRG, from the coding sequence GTGAACCATAGCGAGATCGTCAGCTTCCTCTGGGGCGTTGCGGACCTGATCCGCGACACCTTTAAGCGCGGCAAGTACCAGGACGTGATCCTGCCACTGACCGTCCTGCGCCGCCTCGACTGCGTGCTCGCTCCTACCAAGGGCAAGGTCCTCGGCAAGCAAGCCGAGCTGCGGGGCAAGAAGCTCGAGAATCTCGATCCACAGCTGCGGAAGATAGCGGGCTTCGCGTTCTACAACACCTCCCGCTACGACTTCGAGAAGCTGCTGGCCGACGCGCCGCACCTCGCCGCCAATCTTCGCAACTACATCGCCGGCTTCAGCCCGAACATGCGTGAGGTGTTGGAGAAGTTCGATTTCGACAACACGATCAGCAAGCTCGATGAGGCGGGGCTGCTCTTCCAGGTGCTCGAGCGCTTCAAGAACGTCGATCTCCATCCGGACAGAATTGACAACCCGACGATGGGCACGATCTTCGAGGAGCTGATCCGGAAGTTCAACGAAGCGCTGAACGAGAATCCGGGCGAGCACTTCACGCCGCGCGATGTTGTGCATCTGATGGTGGATCTGATGCTTGCCGGTGATGAGAAGGAAATCCAGGCCAAGAAGGCGATCCGCACCGTGTACGACCCGTGCTGCGGCTCAGGCGGCATGCTGATGATCACCAAGGAGCACATCACCGTCGGCCTGCGGAAGAACGGCGAGATCCTCCGGCCCGCGATGAACCCGGGTGCGGAGATCCATCTCTTCGGCCAGGAGGTGAATCCCGAAACCTGGGCTGTCTCGAAGTCCGATCTCTTCATGAAGGACCCGACCGGACGCGACGCCGACAACATCGCATACGGCAGCACTCTCTCCAACGACCGCCACTCCGGCCAGACGTTCGATTACCTGATCGCCAACCCGCCGTACGGCAAGGACTGGAAGCGCGACGAGGACGCCGTGCGTGCCGAGCACGAGCGCGGCGCCTCGGGCCGCTTCGGACCGGGGCTCCCGCGTATCAGCGACGGCCAGCTCCTGTTCCTGCTGCACATGTTGGCGCACGCAAGGGACCCGAAGGACGGCGGCTCGCGGATCGCCATCATCATGAACGGCTCGCCGCTGTTCACGGGCGATGCCGGCAGCGGCGAGAGCGAGATTCGCCGCTTCATCCTGGAGAACGACCTGCTGGAAGCGCTGATCGCACTCCCCGAGCAGCTCTTCTACAACACGGGCATCGCCACGTATGTGTGGGTGGTGACGAACCGCAAGGCGCCGGCGCGGAAGGGCAAGGTTCAGCTGATCGACGCCATCTCATTCTGGGTCCCGATGCGCAAGAGCCTCGGTGACAAGCGGCGCGAGATCCCCCTCGAACGCTCGCAGGACATCCTGAAGGTCCTGTCCGCCTTCAAGGATGGCGAGACGCGGAAAGTGGCGAAGGACGGCAAGGAAGAGGACGTCGTCGTCAGCCGCATCTTTCCAACCACCCACTTCGGCTTCCGCAAGATCACCGTCGAGCGCCCCCTGCGGCTCAGCTTCCAGGCGAGCGTTGAGCGCATCGCCCGCCTCGAGGAGGAGAAGGGCTTCCAGGCGCTGGCGCAGTCGAAGAAGAAGGGCGCTGCGGGGGCGAAGGAGCAGGTCGACGGGCGTGCGTTGCAGGGGGCGATCCGTAAGCTCGTGCGCGGGCTGCCCGGCACCCTCGTCAAGGACCGCGACGAGTTCGAGCGCCTGCTCGATGCCGCCGCGAAGAAAACCGGCGTGAAGCTCCCGGCGCCGGCGCGCAAGGCCATCCTCTCCGCGCTGTCCGAGCGCGACGAGTCCGCCGCCATCTGCCGGGACAAGGACAGCAACCCCGAGCCGGACCCGGAGCTGCGCGACACGGAGAGCGTGCCGCTCGCAGAGCGCGTCGAGGCGTTTCTCGAGCGGGAGGTCAAGCCCCACGTCCCCGACGCCTGGATCGACACGAGCAAGCGGGATGCGAGGGACGGCCAGGGCGGCCTCGTCGGCTACGAGATCAACTTCAATCGCTACTTCTACCGCTACACCCCGCCGCGCCCGATCGAGGAGATCGAGGGCGAGATCCGGGGGATCGAGCAGGAAATCCTGCGGATGCTGGCCGAGGTGACGGGCGCGGCCGCCCCTCGAGGCTGA